One window of the Eucalyptus grandis isolate ANBG69807.140 chromosome 6, ASM1654582v1, whole genome shotgun sequence genome contains the following:
- the LOC104448814 gene encoding histone H3.3, translated as MARTKQTARKSTGGKAPRKQLATKAARKSAPTTGGVKKPHRYRPGTVALREIRKYQKSTELLIRKLPFQRLVREIAQDFKTDLRFQSHAVLALQEAAEAYLVGLFEDTNLCAIHAKRVTIMPKDIQLARRIRGERA; from the exons GGCCCGTACCAAGCAGACCGCTCGTAAATCCACCGGTGGGAAAGCTCCCAGGAAGCAGCTCGCCACCAAG GCTGCGAGGAAATCGGCCCCGACCACCGGCGGAGTGAAGAAGCCTCACCGTTACCGCCCCGGGACGGTGGCTCTCCGTGAAATCAGGAAGTACCAGAAGAGCACCGAGCTCCTGATCCGCAAGCTGCCCTTCCAACGCCTTGTCCGTGAAATCGCTCAGGACTTTAAG ACGGACTTGAGGTTCCAGAGCCACGCGGTCCTCGCCCTCCAGGAAGCCGCCGAGGCGTACCTTGTGGGTCTGTTCGAGGACACCAACTTGTGCGCCATCCACGCCAAGAGGGTCACCATCATGCCCAAGGACATCCAGCTCGCGAGGCGAATCCGCGGCGAGCGTGCTTAG